CTTAGTATGTTTTTCTGTCTCAGTCTTGCAGCAAAAAAGACAAATGTTAATATTAGCGTTTATGAAACCGAGTATATTTCCCTAGCAAGTTCTAACTTACCCTATTATGCCTTAATGACCTCGGCAAGAATATTTATTGCGGTTATTTTTTCACTTATATTTGCTCTCTGTGTCTCTACACTCGCTGCAAAAAGTAAAAAAGCGGAGGAAATTATTCTTCCCCTTTTAGATGTTATGCAATCAATTCCGATTTTAGGCTATGCCTCGTTTGCAGTTACTTTCTTTGTTGCGCTTTCTCCTCATAAAGTATTGGGCGTGGAAATGGCGGTAATTTTTGTCATTTTTACTTCTCAGGTATGGAATATAACATTTAGCATGCATCAATCATTGAAAACGGTACCACAGGATATAATAGAAGCTTCAATTATTTTCGGATTATCTCCCTGGCAAAGATTTTGGCTGGCAGAGCTTCCTTTCGCCATTCCGGGTTTAGTTTGGAATATTATGGTTTCGGTATCGGGAAGTTGGTTTTTCATAGTTGCTTCCGAGGCAATATCGGTAGGTAATATTAATTATACCCTACCCGGCATAGGCTCTTACCTCGGTGCTGCAATAGCCCGAAAAGACTGGCATGCTATTATATATTCAATTCTAACTACACTGATTCTAATCATTTTATATAATAAGCTAATTTTTCAACCTTTAGTAGTTTGGGCAAGGAAATTTAAGTATGAAATGGTAAATGCTCAAGAAATAAGCGGATCTTGGATTTACAATATACTAAGTAAATCCGTATTATTAAAAATTCTATTCAAACCTTTTTCCTGGTTTATAAGCAAAATCTTTAAATTTAGTTTTAGAAGCTCCCTATCATTACCCTCTTATAAACAACATGCCATCGCTAAAAGTAAGAGCTTCAATTATGCCTGGTATCTGAGTATTGCGTTTCTAACGGCAAGCCTTGCTTATTATATATTCAGCTTTTTGTATAATTTCAGTAATTTGAGTCAACTTACCCATGTGCTTTTTTTAGGAGCTATTACTGCCTTAAGAATTATTGTTTTAATATTTTTAGCTTTAATTATATTAATCCCTATCGGAATATATATAGGTTTAAATGAAAAGCTAGCTGCAGGGGTGCAACCGGTAATATTGTTTCTTGCTGCTTTCCCGGCAAATCTGTTATTTCCTTTTTTTGTTATAATAATCGTAAGTAATAATTTAAACCCTAATATTTGGCTTAGCCCTTTGATTATACTTGGTGCACAATGGTATATTTTGTTAAATATCATTGCTGGGGTTTCAGCACTGCCGAGAGAACTCCTTGAAGCTGCTTCTTTATTTAATATTAAAGGCTTAATTTTTATAAGGAAAGTTATTCTGCCAAGTATTCTTCCTTATATAATTACCGGCTCTCTTTGCGCTTCAGGAGGAGCTTGGAATGCAAGCATTGTTGCAGAAGCTGTTAACTGGGGGGGAACCACTCTTTATGCGACCGGTTTAGGCGCTTATATAGCTCAAAACACTATTGCGGGAGAATATCATAACATAAGTTTAGGAGTATGTATTATGTGCTTTTACGTTATGCTTTTAAACAAATTAGTATGGCGCCCTTTATATAAATTAACTGAAAAAACTTTGCATTTGGGATAGGAGAAATTTATGGCCATTAAAACTAATTTACCGATTTTAGAGCTTAAAAATCTTAATAAATATTATGATCAACCGGATGGTGGAAAAAAAGTTATTTTAGATGATATCAATTTATCTCTCAATGAACGAGAGATAGTAGGCATACTAGGACGTTCGGGTAGCGGTAAGTCTACTTTACTCAGAATTATTTCAGGATTATTACCTATGAGTAGCGGAGAGATTATATATAACGGTATTCCTGCTCCCTTGCCGTCCAGTACGCTTGCAATGGTTTTTCAAACATTTGCACTTTTCCCTTGGCTAAATGTTATTGAGAATGTATCAATAGGGCTGGAATCAAAAAATATGCCAAAAGATGAAATTAATAAGAAAGCTCTGGATGCAATTTCTTTAATCGGCCTTGACGGTTATGAAAATGCCTACCCCAAAGAGTTATCGGGCGGCATGAAACAAAGGATAGGTTTTGCAAGAGCACTAGTGACTAACCCTAAAATTTTGCTTTTAGATGAAGCTTTCTCTGCCCTTGATATATTAACTGCTACTGAACTTAAAGCTGAATTTATTGACTTATGGTCGGTTAAAAAGACCGGCTTAAAGTCGATTCTTATTGTAACCCATAATATTGAAGAAGCAGTTTTACTTTGTGATAGAGTTTTAATTTTTTCCTCTAATCCGGGCAAGGTAGTTTCAGAAATAAAAATTAATATATCTCATCCCCGCAATAGACATGATCCTGAAGTGAGAAATTTAGTGGATAATATTTATACCATAATGACTAACGCATTAAGTAAAAATAACTCGACCGATACACTTACTAAATCGGTTGAGAATGAGAGTTTACTGGCTCAAATTTCAACTAATAAGCTAAACGGGGTAATTGAAATTTTATTTGCTGAACCGTATAACGGCACGGCTGATATTTACCGACTATCTGAACAACTAAGCCTTTCTATTGATTGTTTGTTTCCTATTTTAGAATTATTAAAAACATTAAAGTTTGCATTAATTAAAAAAGGAGATGTTTTATTGACTTCCACGGGTAAAATGTATGCCGAAGCAGATACTGATGAACGTAAACAAATATTTGCCCGCCATTTAGTTGAAAATATCGCACTTATCAGCAATATCAGAACAGCATTAAAATTAGCTAAAAGAAAGAAAGTAAATCGCAGCCATTTTATAAAAGAGCTAACGAAAACCTTAGCCGAAGAGCAGGCAAATAAACTATTAAACATAGTCATCAGCTATGCAAGGTATGCGGAAATTTTCTCATATAATTATGCTACTAAAACATTTAGCATAAAGTAGTTATTTTAATGGCATAATAAAATAATGAGTTATTGTAAAAAACTCTTCAAAATAGTGCAGAGCAAGTTAGGAATAAAATAAAGAAAGATGCCATCGAATCCTTATAGTTTAGATTTAAGATATAAAACAATAAGATACTTGGGTAAAAGCCGAGGATTAGTAGTAATAATGGATAATATTTCTTTTTATAAACCTCAGAGAAGTGATCAATTAATTAAATCAGTTTGCTTTAAGCTACCCCCCCATTACTCACCGAATCTCAACTCGGTAGAGAAATTTTGGGCTAACATGGAGCAATAGATGTAAAAGTATTAGCATTCATATGATGCAATCTCCGCTTTTTCTTTATAAAAGAATTTAACTAATTCATTATATAAAAAATTACAACCTTATTCAAAAAAGGGTTTATTTAAATGAATCCCATATGTAGTCAAAATTCTTAACACCCACATCAAACAACGCTTGATCTTGGATAACAATAACTTTTAATTTTTCCATACAAAATATAGCTACATTACCCGAAAAATATGAATGTGCAGCTAATGGGGAGCTATATAGCGGAATTTTCTTGATATTAAAATTACTATATTTATCAAAATTTAAAAATTTTCCATCCGGAGTAAACATTTTTACTTTTACACTATCCAATTTGGCAATTCTCTCATAATGAACCTGTATCATAGAACCAAGTTTTTGCCTGAGCACTACGCCGTTAACAGTAAAAATTCTATGGTAACTTGAACTTGCTTTTAACACCTCATAATTATAATCCAAATATTTCTGGATACCATTCAACCCTTCATACACCTTAATAGAAGAATTAACTAATACCCCACTATTTTCAACGAAACATACCCCAAATTTCTCAAAGGTAATCATTACTTTTTCCATAGTCTTTTTATGAGTAGAATGCCGATCATTTTCTAAATTATTAATCGTGCTTACGGATAAATCGGAGAAATCGGCAAGATTTTGTGTAGTCCAGCCTAATAATGTTCTTGCAGCTTTTATTTGGGCGGTAGTAATTTGCATTGTTTAATGTTGTAAAAATTATACTTTATAGATACCTTATAAGGTAATTATTATATTTTTAACAATTAAAAAAATATTTTTTAATTAGATATAAAAAAAGGATCCTTGTTTGACTAGCTTAGCTAGAATGATGAATTGATCACGGATTAGTGTAATAAGCTTTATAAAATAGTAACCAATCAATCTAAAAAAATACTACTAACATAAATAAGTTTATTAAGTATTTTGGCTAAGGCTATTAATATTAGTATTTAAGATTAGTAATTTTAAATGATATATTTAATGCTATAAAGTCTTACTTTTAGGCTTGGCAACAACCTACTCTCCCGTGCCTTAAGACAAAGTACCATCGGCGATGAAGGGTTTCACTTCTGAGT
The endosymbiont of Acanthamoeba sp. UWC8 DNA segment above includes these coding regions:
- a CDS encoding ABC transporter permease, giving the protein MLKSNIIFLKNAQNPVKILFLNLAALTIVLSMFFCLSLAAKKTNVNISVYETEYISLASSNLPYYALMTSARIFIAVIFSLIFALCVSTLAAKSKKAEEIILPLLDVMQSIPILGYASFAVTFFVALSPHKVLGVEMAVIFVIFTSQVWNITFSMHQSLKTVPQDIIEASIIFGLSPWQRFWLAELPFAIPGLVWNIMVSVSGSWFFIVASEAISVGNINYTLPGIGSYLGAAIARKDWHAIIYSILTTLILIILYNKLIFQPLVVWARKFKYEMVNAQEISGSWIYNILSKSVLLKILFKPFSWFISKIFKFSFRSSLSLPSYKQHAIAKSKSFNYAWYLSIAFLTASLAYYIFSFLYNFSNLSQLTHVLFLGAITALRIIVLIFLALIILIPIGIYIGLNEKLAAGVQPVILFLAAFPANLLFPFFVIIIVSNNLNPNIWLSPLIILGAQWYILLNIIAGVSALPRELLEAASLFNIKGLIFIRKVILPSILPYIITGSLCASGGAWNASIVAEAVNWGGTTLYATGLGAYIAQNTIAGEYHNISLGVCIMCFYVMLLNKLVWRPLYKLTEKTLHLG
- a CDS encoding AAA-associated domain-containing protein → MAIKTNLPILELKNLNKYYDQPDGGKKVILDDINLSLNEREIVGILGRSGSGKSTLLRIISGLLPMSSGEIIYNGIPAPLPSSTLAMVFQTFALFPWLNVIENVSIGLESKNMPKDEINKKALDAISLIGLDGYENAYPKELSGGMKQRIGFARALVTNPKILLLDEAFSALDILTATELKAEFIDLWSVKKTGLKSILIVTHNIEEAVLLCDRVLIFSSNPGKVVSEIKINISHPRNRHDPEVRNLVDNIYTIMTNALSKNNSTDTLTKSVENESLLAQISTNKLNGVIEILFAEPYNGTADIYRLSEQLSLSIDCLFPILELLKTLKFALIKKGDVLLTSTGKMYAEADTDERKQIFARHLVENIALISNIRTALKLAKRKKVNRSHFIKELTKTLAEEQANKLLNIVISYARYAEIFSYNYATKTFSIK
- a CDS encoding transposase, with the translated sequence MPSNPYSLDLRYKTIRYLGKSRGLVVIMDNISFYKPQRSDQLIKSVCFKLPPHYSPNLNSVEKFWANMEQ
- a CDS encoding helix-turn-helix transcriptional regulator, with the translated sequence MQITTAQIKAARTLLGWTTQNLADFSDLSVSTINNLENDRHSTHKKTMEKVMITFEKFGVCFVENSGVLVNSSIKVYEGLNGIQKYLDYNYEVLKASSSYHRIFTVNGVVLRQKLGSMIQVHYERIAKLDSVKVKMFTPDGKFLNFDKYSNFNIKKIPLYSSPLAAHSYFSGNVAIFCMEKLKVIVIQDQALFDVGVKNFDYIWDSFK